Proteins encoded together in one Lathyrus oleraceus cultivar Zhongwan6 chromosome 5, CAAS_Psat_ZW6_1.0, whole genome shotgun sequence window:
- the LOC127087302 gene encoding pentatricopeptide repeat-containing protein At4g32450, mitochondrial isoform X1: MSSRKASVVTASSLLRLCNGCYMSRTICTAAERWDFQFSGGFKADASSGYQQNQAGFYQQNASGPYRINHASSEQISGQTAGGGHVNSTQNVVQNNLAEHNGSVNGDFVQSNLKMQHNVGVGVDNSRGFRMHPNTFEKHNWTPKSGEKVEFSNACRFPRPLEYQGHPKGNVTQNIGHFQQTPNDYYTSNERGQQNVTQNIGHFQQTPNDYYTRSNEMGQQYSAYGQSQQSVDGRHPPNFNSAHRSTVGSHLSSNPKPDGESVDAFSDSPYRGTLEELDSFCIEGKVKEAVDVLQVLEKLHIHVDLHRCLQLMHQCRKARSLEEAKVVHRHALQHLSPLNVSTCNEILEMYFECGSVDDAVKVFKNMTECDLTTWYTMITQLAKNGFAEDSIDIFTQFKSLGLKPDGQLFVGVFGACSMLGDIGEGMLHFESMSRDYGIVPTMAHYVSLVDMTGSIGHLGEALEFIEKMPMEPSVEVWETLMNSCRVHGNTELGDHCAELVEKLDPSRLNEKSKVGLLLEETSDSIKNKEQNNLASKNLLEVRSRIHEYRAGDTSHPENDKIYALLRGLRVQMKEAGYIAETKYVLHDIDQEGKEDALLAHSERLAVAYGLLNSSARSPIRVIKNLRVCGDCHTALKIISDLVGRELIIRDAKRFHHFKNGLCSCRDYW; this comes from the coding sequence ATGTCTTCTAGGAAAGCCTCAGTAGTAACAGCTAGTTCTCTTTTGAGGTTGTGCAATGGCTGTTATATGTCAAGGACTATCTGCACTGCTGCTGAAAGGTGGGATTTTCAATTTTCCGGTGGTTTTAAAGCTGATGCTTCGTCGGGTTACCAACAAAATCAAGCTGGGTTCTATCAGCAGAATGCAAGTGGACCTTATCGGATTAATCATGCTAGTTCAGAGCAAATTTCTGGTCAAACTGCAGGTGGAGGTCATGTAAATAGTACTCAGAATGTAGTTCAAAATAATTTGGCAGAGCATAACGGAAGTGTCAATGGGGACTTTGTTCAAAGCAACTTGAAAATGCAACATAATGTTGGAGTAGGTGTTGATAATTCAAGGGGTTTTAGGATGCATCCTAATACTTTTGAGAAACATAACTGGACACCCAAATCTGGAGAAAAGGTGGAGTTTTCCAATGCATGTAGGTTTCCTAGGCCTTTAGAGTATCAGGGACATCCAAAAGGGAATGTTACCCAAAACATCGGTCATTTTCAGCAGACACCAAATGACTACTACACAAGTAATGAGAGGGGTCAACAGAACGTTACCCAAAACATTGGTCATTTTCAGCAGACACCAAATGACTACTACACAAGGAGTAATGAAATGGGTCAACAGTATTCCGCTTATGGACAGTCTCAGCAGAGTGTAGACGGTCGACATCCTCCAAATTTTAATTCGGCACATAGATCAACCGTTGGATCTCATCTATCGAGTAATCCAAAACCTGATGGCGAATCAGTTGATGCATTTAGTGATAGTCCATATAGAGGTACACTAGAGGAACTGGATAGTTTTTGCATAGAGGGTAAAGTGAAGGAAGCAGTTGACGTTTTGCAAGTGTTGGAAAAGCTTCATATTCATGTGGATTTGCATCGATGTTTGCAATTAATGCACCAATGTAGGAAGGCTAGGTCTCTTGAGGAGGCAAAAGTTGTACACAGACATGCGTTGCAACACTTGTCACCTCTCAACGTCAGCACATGCAATGAAATATTGGAGATGTATTTTGAATGTGGTTCTGTAGATGATGCAGTCAAGGTGTTCAAGAACATGACTGAGTGCGATTTGACTACTTGGTATACTATGATAACGCAACTTGCTAAGAATGGGTTTGCAGAGGATTCAATTGATATATTTACTCAATTTAAAAGCTTGGGACTAAAACCTGATGGCCAACTGTTTGTTGGGGTTTTTGGTGCGTGCAGTATGCTGGGAGATATTGGCGAGGGAATGTTGCACTTTGAATCCATGAGTAGGGACTATGGCATTGTGCCAACTATGGCACATTATGTCAGTTTAGTTGACATGACCGGTAGTATTGGGCATCTTGGTGAAGCCTTGGAGTTTATTGAAAAGATGCCAATGGAACCAAGTGTAGAGGTATGGGAGACTTTGATGAATAGTTGCCGAGTTCATGGAAACACCGAATTGGGGGATCATTGTGCTGAATTAGTTGAGAAGTTGGATCCTTCTCGTTTGAATGAGAAATCAAAAGTTGGTCTTTTACTCGAAGAAACTTCAGACTCAATAAAAAACAAAGAGCAGAACAACTTAGCAAGCAAAAATCTTCTAGAAGTTCGTAGCCGAATCCATGAATATCGAGCAGGTGATACCTCCCATCCAGAAAATGACAAGATCTATGCTTTGCTTAGAGGTTTAAGGGTGCAAATGAAAGAAGCTGGCTATATTGCAGAGACGAAATATGTGTTGCATGACATAGACCAGGAAGGCAAAGAAGATGCTCTCCTTGCCCACAGTGAGAGACTCGCCGTTGCTTATGGTCTCCTCAACAGTTCTGCTCGTTCTCCCATTAGAGTAATTAAAAACCTCCGTGTTTGTGGTGATTGTCATACTGCTCTAAAGATTATTTCTGATCTTGTGGGAAGAGAACTCATCATCCGAGATGCTAAAAGGTTCCACCATTTTAAAAATGGCCTATGCTCCTGTCGGGATTATTGGTGA
- the LOC127087306 gene encoding nuclear transcription factor Y subunit A-8 — MKCLCEKDSALCSVHSTSHRVFGCPSWGTSSEPEVQQASMSKSLSFQVDALPQKCHDKSKALSFQLHEHDSSSTQSTDSSQSGQIPFQPSSSTGSTFKGTKGNDMGCLIGSSSIGSPNLTIHPPLVDPSQSLAHIAFHFADPCYSGLLSASYGHQYKLMETASVRVPLPSDMMEEPIYVNSKQYHAILRRRQCRAKLEAHNKLIKDRKPYLHESRHVHALKRARGAGGRFLNAKKLEESKLASQNHSQNVSTSYTCLNLNANMPESKMHDQVENYRDDANASDVTYGSKRNEEFRQQQELEFRLCSYPSSQTGRNMQDYTTDKCVGANQRHRLSVLM, encoded by the exons ATGAAGTGTTTATGTGAGAAAGACTCTGCTCTATGTTCTGTTCATTCAACTTCACACCGTGTTTTCGGATGCCCGTCATGGGGAACTTCTTCTGAACCTGAAGTCCAACAAGCATCCATGTCCAAAAGTTTGAGCTTCCAAGTGGATGCTCTGCCACAAAAATGCCACGACAAGAGTAAGGCACTGAGTTTTCAATTACACGAACATGATTCATCTTCAACTCAATCGACTGATTCATCACAATCAG GTCAAATTCCTTTCCAGCCTAGTTCTTCTACTGGTTCAACATTTAAGGGAACCAAGGGGAACGATATGGGATGTCTCATCGGGTCATCATCTATTGGGAGTCCAAATCTCACCATCCATCCTCCATTAGTGGATCCCAGCCAATCACTT GCGCATATTGCATTCCACTTTGCTGATCCATGCTACAGTGGCCTACTTTCTGCTTCATATGGCCATCAATATAAG CTAATGGAAACAGCTTCTGTCCGAGTTCCCCTGCCGTCTGATATGATGGAAGAACCCATATATGTGAATTCGAAGCAGTACCATGCTATACTGAGGCGAAGACAGTGTCGTGCAAAACTTGAAGCACACAACAAACTCATCAAGGATCGTAAA CCATATCTTCACGAGTCCCGTCATGTACATGCATTGAAGAGAGCTAGAGGTGCTGGTGGCCGCTTCCTCAATGCTAAAAAACTCGAAGAATCGAAGCTCGCATCACAAAACCATAGCCAAAATGTTTCCACCAGCTATACTTGTTTGAATTTGAATGCAAATATGCCAGAGTCTAAAATGCACGATCAGGTTGAAAACTATAGAGATGATGCTAATGCATCTGATGTCACATATGGATCTAAAAGGAATGAAGAGTTCCGGCAGCAACAGGAGTTGGAGTTCAGGTTATGCAGTTACCCTTCTTCTCAGACTGGAAGAAACATGCAGGATTATACAACTGACAAGTGTGTTGGTGCGAATCAACGCCACCGACTATCGGTTCTCATGTGA
- the LOC127087307 gene encoding PHD finger protein ALFIN-LIKE 3: MEGRGRSVEDIFEDFKSRRAGIIKALTVDVEDFYRQCDPEKENLCLYGLLNEKWEVNLPVEEVPPELPEPVLGINFARDGMQEKDWLSLVAVHSDTWLLSLAFYFGARFAFDRTDRKRLFNMINELPTIFEIVNGSTKKPAKEKSSVSNNSGSKSKSSSKVRAPETQSRLPKALQPKDEEEGLEENDDDEHGEAMCGACGDNDGTDEFWICCDICEKWFHGKCVKITPARAEHIKQYKCPSCSSNKRAR, encoded by the exons ATGGAAGGTCGAGGTCGCTCTGTGGAAGATATTTTCGAGGATTTCAAAAGCCGAAGAGCTGGAATCATCAAAGCCCTAACTGTTG ATGTTGAAGATTTCTACAGACAATGTGATCCTG AGAAAGAGAATTTGTGCTTATATGGATTACTTAATGAGAAGTGGGAAGTGAATTTACCTGTTGAGGAAGTTCCTCCAGAGCTTCCTGAGCCTGTGCTGGGTATCAACTTTGCTAGGGATGGCATGCAAGAAAAAGACTGGTTATCCTTAGTTGCTGTTCATAGTGATACATGGTTGCTTTCCCTTGCATTCTACTTTGGAGCTAGATTTGCGTTTGACAGAACTGACAG GAAACGTCTATTCAATATGATTAATGAACTACCAACAATATTTGAAATTGTTAATGGCTCAACCAAGAAACCAGCCAAAGAGAAGTCCTCAGTCTCAAACAACAGTGGCAGCAAATCTAAGTCCAGTTCTAAAGTG CGGGCTCCTGAAACTCAGAGCAGACTACCAAAGGCATTACAACCAAAAGATGAGGAGGAAGGACtggaagagaatgatgatgatgaacatggaGAAGCCATGTGTGGGGCTTGTGGTGATAATGATggcactgatgagttctggattTGCTGTGATATTTGTGAGAAGTGGTTCCATGGCAAATGTGTGAAAATCACTCCAGCACGGGCCGAGCATATCAAGCAATACAAGTGCCCCTCATGCAGTAGTAACAAGAGAGCTCGCTAG
- the LOC127087302 gene encoding pentatricopeptide repeat-containing protein At4g32450, mitochondrial isoform X2: protein MSRTICTAAERWDFQFSGGFKADASSGYQQNQAGFYQQNASGPYRINHASSEQISGQTAGGGHVNSTQNVVQNNLAEHNGSVNGDFVQSNLKMQHNVGVGVDNSRGFRMHPNTFEKHNWTPKSGEKVEFSNACRFPRPLEYQGHPKGNVTQNIGHFQQTPNDYYTSNERGQQNVTQNIGHFQQTPNDYYTRSNEMGQQYSAYGQSQQSVDGRHPPNFNSAHRSTVGSHLSSNPKPDGESVDAFSDSPYRGTLEELDSFCIEGKVKEAVDVLQVLEKLHIHVDLHRCLQLMHQCRKARSLEEAKVVHRHALQHLSPLNVSTCNEILEMYFECGSVDDAVKVFKNMTECDLTTWYTMITQLAKNGFAEDSIDIFTQFKSLGLKPDGQLFVGVFGACSMLGDIGEGMLHFESMSRDYGIVPTMAHYVSLVDMTGSIGHLGEALEFIEKMPMEPSVEVWETLMNSCRVHGNTELGDHCAELVEKLDPSRLNEKSKVGLLLEETSDSIKNKEQNNLASKNLLEVRSRIHEYRAGDTSHPENDKIYALLRGLRVQMKEAGYIAETKYVLHDIDQEGKEDALLAHSERLAVAYGLLNSSARSPIRVIKNLRVCGDCHTALKIISDLVGRELIIRDAKRFHHFKNGLCSCRDYW, encoded by the coding sequence ATGTCAAGGACTATCTGCACTGCTGCTGAAAGGTGGGATTTTCAATTTTCCGGTGGTTTTAAAGCTGATGCTTCGTCGGGTTACCAACAAAATCAAGCTGGGTTCTATCAGCAGAATGCAAGTGGACCTTATCGGATTAATCATGCTAGTTCAGAGCAAATTTCTGGTCAAACTGCAGGTGGAGGTCATGTAAATAGTACTCAGAATGTAGTTCAAAATAATTTGGCAGAGCATAACGGAAGTGTCAATGGGGACTTTGTTCAAAGCAACTTGAAAATGCAACATAATGTTGGAGTAGGTGTTGATAATTCAAGGGGTTTTAGGATGCATCCTAATACTTTTGAGAAACATAACTGGACACCCAAATCTGGAGAAAAGGTGGAGTTTTCCAATGCATGTAGGTTTCCTAGGCCTTTAGAGTATCAGGGACATCCAAAAGGGAATGTTACCCAAAACATCGGTCATTTTCAGCAGACACCAAATGACTACTACACAAGTAATGAGAGGGGTCAACAGAACGTTACCCAAAACATTGGTCATTTTCAGCAGACACCAAATGACTACTACACAAGGAGTAATGAAATGGGTCAACAGTATTCCGCTTATGGACAGTCTCAGCAGAGTGTAGACGGTCGACATCCTCCAAATTTTAATTCGGCACATAGATCAACCGTTGGATCTCATCTATCGAGTAATCCAAAACCTGATGGCGAATCAGTTGATGCATTTAGTGATAGTCCATATAGAGGTACACTAGAGGAACTGGATAGTTTTTGCATAGAGGGTAAAGTGAAGGAAGCAGTTGACGTTTTGCAAGTGTTGGAAAAGCTTCATATTCATGTGGATTTGCATCGATGTTTGCAATTAATGCACCAATGTAGGAAGGCTAGGTCTCTTGAGGAGGCAAAAGTTGTACACAGACATGCGTTGCAACACTTGTCACCTCTCAACGTCAGCACATGCAATGAAATATTGGAGATGTATTTTGAATGTGGTTCTGTAGATGATGCAGTCAAGGTGTTCAAGAACATGACTGAGTGCGATTTGACTACTTGGTATACTATGATAACGCAACTTGCTAAGAATGGGTTTGCAGAGGATTCAATTGATATATTTACTCAATTTAAAAGCTTGGGACTAAAACCTGATGGCCAACTGTTTGTTGGGGTTTTTGGTGCGTGCAGTATGCTGGGAGATATTGGCGAGGGAATGTTGCACTTTGAATCCATGAGTAGGGACTATGGCATTGTGCCAACTATGGCACATTATGTCAGTTTAGTTGACATGACCGGTAGTATTGGGCATCTTGGTGAAGCCTTGGAGTTTATTGAAAAGATGCCAATGGAACCAAGTGTAGAGGTATGGGAGACTTTGATGAATAGTTGCCGAGTTCATGGAAACACCGAATTGGGGGATCATTGTGCTGAATTAGTTGAGAAGTTGGATCCTTCTCGTTTGAATGAGAAATCAAAAGTTGGTCTTTTACTCGAAGAAACTTCAGACTCAATAAAAAACAAAGAGCAGAACAACTTAGCAAGCAAAAATCTTCTAGAAGTTCGTAGCCGAATCCATGAATATCGAGCAGGTGATACCTCCCATCCAGAAAATGACAAGATCTATGCTTTGCTTAGAGGTTTAAGGGTGCAAATGAAAGAAGCTGGCTATATTGCAGAGACGAAATATGTGTTGCATGACATAGACCAGGAAGGCAAAGAAGATGCTCTCCTTGCCCACAGTGAGAGACTCGCCGTTGCTTATGGTCTCCTCAACAGTTCTGCTCGTTCTCCCATTAGAGTAATTAAAAACCTCCGTGTTTGTGGTGATTGTCATACTGCTCTAAAGATTATTTCTGATCTTGTGGGAAGAGAACTCATCATCCGAGATGCTAAAAGGTTCCACCATTTTAAAAATGGCCTATGCTCCTGTCGGGATTATTGGTGA